TATTGCTACAGGACATTATGCAAAGGTACAGGGTGGAGAATTATTTAAAGCCAAAGACAGAGACAAAGATCAAACTTACTTTTTACATGCGGTTGATCCAGCCGCACTAAAAAAAACATTGTTTCCCATTGGTGAATATCCCAAAGCACAAGTAAGGGAATTTGCAAAAAAACTAGGTTTAGTTACCCACGATAAGAAAGACTCCACGGGTATTTGTTTTATTGGTGAAAAGCGGTTTAAAACGTTTTTAAAGGAGTTTATTTTAGCTAAACCAGGGGATATTAAAAGCAGCGAGGGCGAGTATTTAGGTCGTCATGATGGGTTGATGTACTATACTTTGGGACAACGCCAAGGCCTTGGAATCGGAGGAAGACAGGATTCAAGTGAAGCACCTTGGTATGTCGTGGATAAAGATCTAAAAACTAATACATTAATTGTTGCTCAGGGCAATAGCCATCCCATGCTTTATTCCCAAGGTCTTCTTTGTGGGCCTATACATTGGTTGGCAGATTACAAAGATATCTTACCCCTCACTTGCTATGCTAAAACACGATATCGACAACCCGAACAAGCTTGTATCGTTTCGCCTGAAAATCAAAATCAACACTGTGTGATGTTCTCTAATTTGCAACGAGCAGTTACTCCTGGACAATACATTGTTTTCTACGATAAAAATCAGTGTTTAGGCGGTGCTATAATAGAACATATTATTCGATAGTTGATGCAGGGCACCTATTTGGCGCCTCTACTTTAATGTTATACAATAACAATATATATCCCTTTACTACGATTCAACTCGGAGTTTTTATGAGTGCAATTAATGCGTCGCCATCCTCGTCCAGCATCTTTTTTTCTGTGAGTGCAGCTGATAAAGTTGCTTCATTGATCGCAGAAGAAGAAAATCCCAATTTGAATCTCCGTGTTTTTGTCACTGGCGGTGGCTGTTCTGGTTTTCAATATGGATTTACCTTTGATGAGAAAATCCAAGAGGACGATACCGTCATTGAACAAGCCTGTTCAGATGGGAAATCATCTGTCAAATTATTAGTGGACTCAATGAGCTATCAGTACCTTAGCGAAGCAGAGATCGACTACGTGGAAAATCTTCAGGGTGCGCAATTTGTTATCCGCAATCCCAATGCAAAAACCACATGTGGTTGTGGTTCATCCTTTAGCATGGGCGATGACGATGAATTTATCGATGGCGAAGAGGCATAAAGCCTGTTTATCTCCCATTGCCCAAACAAGACAATGGGAGCGAACTATCAATAAGGTTTTACAATCACAGTAGAGCCAATATTCAAGAAATTATGATTTAACCAACGTGCTGCGTCAGGGTAGACGCGGATACAACCGTGACTTGCATTGTAGTTTGGCATTTCATAAGACCCATGAACTGCATAATTCGTAGTGAAAAACATGCAGTAAGGCATTTTTGCGCCGCCTTTCCCAACAGGATAACGACTAGAACGGCATCCTGGACCGCCTTTGCTGAGAATAGAATAAGTTCCTGTGGGTGTTCTGCAAGAACGACCAATATCGCGACAGTATTTGCTACCGCCAATTGCTTTTCCAGATCGAATAACCTTGCCGTCTTTCACTGCTTTCCAAGTCAAGGTGCGCGGATTGAAAATGAAAGTATTCGATGCAAGAACCATCTTAGGTGAGCTAAAATCAGAGGACGCAGCAAAAGCGGTATGTTCTGAAATGGAGAAAAAAAAGCTAAATCCAACAGCAAAATACAACAACTTACGAGGTCTTATCCGTTCCATGATTTTATCCTGAAGTTGAACTATTCCTGAATCTAACTATAGGACAAAAATTGTACATTTCAAATTTTTATTCAGACTCCCAAAGGTTATTCCCAGATTTTTTTGTTAAAAACTGAATAAATTCCTCATGACGTCGCAATTCCTCTGGGTTAGCTTCAAGAATAGGTGAGCCGCTGACTAATTGCTCTGTAGGTTGATGAATGATAATTTCGGATTGGGTAATGAGCTCAGCTGCATCATCAAATAGATCGGCTTGCCCGCCAGTCATTGCTAAATAAACAGAAGCTAAAATCTCTGCATCAAGCAATGCGCCATGTAGCGTGCGATTTGAATTGTCAATTTCATAGCGTTTGCAGAGCGCATCTAGGTTATTTCGTTGCCCAGGGTGTTTTTCTTTAGCTAGTACTAAAGTATCAATAACAGAACAGCGGGTTCTGATTTCGAAACTGGCGTTTATAAGCTTTAATTCAGCATCCAAGAAGCCGATATCAAAAGGGGCATTGTGAATGATTAACTCGGCCCCATCAATGAACTCAATCAGCTCATTAGCAATCTCTTTGAATAGAGGCTTATCTTGCAAAAACTCAGTGCTGATCCCATGGACACGGAAAGCCCCTTCGTCAACTAGACGTTGAGGATTAAGATATACATGAAAATGGTTATTCGTAAGCCTTCTATCAACTAATTCCACGCAACCAATTTCAATAATTCGATGACCTAATTCCGGGCCAATACCAGTTGTTTCTGTGTCTAAAACGATTTGTCTCATCATTAAAAAAATAAAGGAAAATTTATATTATAAAGGGGAGATATTTTTAAAAAATCGCCCTGAAGCTACCAGACTGGATATTGGCTTAATATCGTGGTAGATGTCAATGGTTGACCCTTTGTGTTAATTATGATTGTTTTTAATCAGTATCGCATTATGACGAACCTAAAAGCTCTTCAATAGCACGATTTGCTAAAGCATCTGCCTGCTCGTTTTCAGGGTGCCCTGCATGCCCTTTTATCCAGTGCCAAATAATGGTGTGTTTGGACGCTAATTCATCAAGCTGCTGCCATAAATCAGCGTTTTTTACAGGTTCTTTTTTAGAATTACGCCAACCTTTTTTTTTCCACTGTGCTAGCCATTCAGTCATTCCTAGACGCAAATATTGTGAGTCGGTAAACAAATTAACAACACAAGGGCGTTTTAATGCAGACAACGCTTTTATCGCAGCAGTCAACTCCATGCGATTATTAGTTGTTTGAGCTTCACTACCATAAAGCGTTTTTTCATGGCCATTATAGCGAAGCAACGCTCCCCACCCGCCTGGACCAGGATTGCCTTTGCAAGCTCCGTCAGTGTAAATTTCAACACTCATAAAAATAAATCATCATAAGGCTTTATGGTTGGATCGATAGCATACACGGAAAAATCAGTAACACCAGCTTTCCTTAACACTTCTTCATCAATAAAAAAATTCCCACTCGTCATTTTAGAGGGTTGAGATAATATCCAATGCGCAGCATCTGCAACAATTTCTGGCTTCCGGCTAGCTTTGTAAATGGCATCGGGAAAGTGAACTCGAATAGCATCTGTTGCGATGGTTGTTCTAGGCCATAGGGAGTTTGCAGCAATCCCATATTGCTTAAGTTCTGCGGCCAACCCTAAAGTGCACATGCTCATTCCATATTTGCTGATTGTATAAGCAAGATGCGGAGCAAACCATGTTGGATCTATTGATAATGGTGGGGACAAAGTAAGTATATGAGGGTTCTTTGAATTTTTAAGATGGGGAATTGCCGCTTGTGAACAAGCAAATGTTGCACGGACGTTAACCGCTTGCATAAGATCATAACGCTTCATTGGTGTAGATAAAGTATCTGTTAAACTGATGGCGCTAGCATTGTTTACCAAAATATCCAATTGGCCGAATCGTTCAATCGTTTTTTCAACGGCATGATGGATCTGCCCTTCATCACGCACATCAACAACTAATGGCAATGCTTGGCCGCCAAGTTCCTCTATTTCTCGAGCAACAGTATGTATAGTTCCTTCAAGACTTGGATGAGGCATGTCGGTCTTAGCAGCTATTGTGATACATGCTTTTTCATGTGCAAACTTAAGCGCTATGGCTCTACCGATGCCCCTACTTGCTCCTGTGATGAATAAAACTTTAGTCACTCTTCCCCCTCGATTTAGGTTAATGCAAAATCACCTTCAAGAATTTTTTGTTTGATTATCGCTATGTCAGGAGCGAAATACCGATCAGTTGTATAAGGATCAACAAATGTCCTGACTTTTGCATAAACGACTTCTAGCTTTGGCGAGGTAGCCAGTGGTTTATGAAACTCTAAACCCTGGCAAGCAGCTAGCATTTCAATAGCAATTATGGTTGCAGTATTATCCACCATAGCATGCAGACGTTTTGCAGCATTTGTGGCCAT
The genomic region above belongs to Legionella micdadei and contains:
- the erpA gene encoding iron-sulfur cluster insertion protein ErpA, with product MSAINASPSSSSIFFSVSAADKVASLIAEEENPNLNLRVFVTGGGCSGFQYGFTFDEKIQEDDTVIEQACSDGKSSVKLLVDSMSYQYLSEAEIDYVENLQGAQFVIRNPNAKTTCGCGSSFSMGDDDEFIDGEEA
- the mnmA gene encoding tRNA 2-thiouridine(34) synthase MnmA, with amino-acid sequence MKAKVIVGMSGGVDSSVAAWLLREEGYHVEGLFMKNWEQDDTEGYCAAALDLADAQAVCLQLGIPLHTVNFSKEYWDRVFAHFLTEYEQGRTPNPDVLCNKEIKFNAFLNHALSLGADYIATGHYAKVQGGELFKAKDRDKDQTYFLHAVDPAALKKTLFPIGEYPKAQVREFAKKLGLVTHDKKDSTGICFIGEKRFKTFLKEFILAKPGDIKSSEGEYLGRHDGLMYYTLGQRQGLGIGGRQDSSEAPWYVVDKDLKTNTLIVAQGNSHPMLYSQGLLCGPIHWLADYKDILPLTCYAKTRYRQPEQACIVSPENQNQHCVMFSNLQRAVTPGQYIVFYDKNQCLGGAIIEHIIR
- a CDS encoding SDR family oxidoreductase; this encodes MTKVLFITGASRGIGRAIALKFAHEKACITIAAKTDMPHPSLEGTIHTVAREIEELGGQALPLVVDVRDEGQIHHAVEKTIERFGQLDILVNNASAISLTDTLSTPMKRYDLMQAVNVRATFACSQAAIPHLKNSKNPHILTLSPPLSIDPTWFAPHLAYTISKYGMSMCTLGLAAELKQYGIAANSLWPRTTIATDAIRVHFPDAIYKASRKPEIVADAAHWILSQPSKMTSGNFFIDEEVLRKAGVTDFSVYAIDPTIKPYDDLFL
- the dnaQ gene encoding DNA polymerase III subunit epsilon, coding for MRQIVLDTETTGIGPELGHRIIEIGCVELVDRRLTNNHFHVYLNPQRLVDEGAFRVHGISTEFLQDKPLFKEIANELIEFIDGAELIIHNAPFDIGFLDAELKLINASFEIRTRCSVIDTLVLAKEKHPGQRNNLDALCKRYEIDNSNRTLHGALLDAEILASVYLAMTGGQADLFDDAAELITQSEIIIHQPTEQLVSGSPILEANPEELRRHEEFIQFLTKKSGNNLWESE
- the rnhA gene encoding ribonuclease HI encodes the protein MSVEIYTDGACKGNPGPGGWGALLRYNGHEKTLYGSEAQTTNNRMELTAAIKALSALKRPCVVNLFTDSQYLRLGMTEWLAQWKKKGWRNSKKEPVKNADLWQQLDELASKHTIIWHWIKGHAGHPENEQADALANRAIEELLGSS
- a CDS encoding L,D-transpeptidase, translating into MERIRPRKLLYFAVGFSFFFSISEHTAFAASSDFSSPKMVLASNTFIFNPRTLTWKAVKDGKVIRSGKAIGGSKYCRDIGRSCRTPTGTYSILSKGGPGCRSSRYPVGKGGAKMPYCMFFTTNYAVHGSYEMPNYNASHGCIRVYPDAARWLNHNFLNIGSTVIVKPY